In Vigna angularis cultivar LongXiaoDou No.4 chromosome 8, ASM1680809v1, whole genome shotgun sequence, the DNA window AATGCAGAAAAAAAGGACAGACTTTTGAAGTGGACTCTTTCTGTGGAcgtataatttaaataaagtctATCATACCTTTTTATTGGGTCCCTCTCTAATTAAGTTTTAGCACCTAAAATCACGTTGCTCCTAGTCAACTaagttgttaattttttttttaaaaaaataacatggtAGTgagtttgattttataaatttagtatagaaaatgaaaatagttaGATAGATAGCGTAACAAAAGGCATTGGAGCACTATATATAGGTTATTTGGTATGCATAACCCGTAAGCACTTGTTTctaatgaaacaaaaaacactTGTTAAAATGAATTCCTTCCTTTTGATTATCGTGTTTCTTCATCTTTGTTGGGTTTCTCTAAGTCTGAGCGCAGAGACAGTGTGCATTGAAAGTGAGAGAGAGACACTGTTGAAGTTGAAGCATCATCTCATTGATCCTTCAAATAGACTTTCTTCTTGGAATGCTTCTCTCAATCCCAATTGTTGCCACTGGTATGGAGTTCTCTGCAACAACATTACATCTCATGTTGCAGAGCTTCACCTCAGAACTCCATCTCCTCTTTACTATGAGAGcctatttgaatatttttatgaagAAGCATGGGAAGAGTATACTAGAAGGGCATTCACTGGAGAGATAAATCCTTGTTTGGTTGATTTGAAGCATTTGAATTACTTGGATTTCAGCTACAATCTTTTTCAAATTCCATTTCCGTCTTTCATTACAACAATGACTTCCTTAACTCACCTCAACCTTTCTAATGCTGGATTCGTGGGGAACATTCCTCCTCATATTGGAAATCTCTCCAATTTGCTCTATCTTGATTTAAGTGATGCTGCCAACGGAATAATTCCTTCTCTGATAGGGAATCTCTCCAACTTGCTCCACCTCGAACTCACAggatattattatgaaaatgttgATTGGCTGTCAAGTCTTTCCAAGCTTTGTTATCTTCACTTGAGCAACACTCGGTCAATTCCTTCTTTTCTTGGCTCAATGACCACTTTAACTCACTTGGACCTCTCCGATAATGGATTTATGGGCTACATTCCTTCCCAGATAGGTAATCTTTCCAATTTGGCGTATCTAGACTTAGGTTATGTTGTCGATGGAACTATTTCCTCTCAAATTGGAAATCTCTCCAACTTGCTCTACCTTGATCTTCAaagttattattcttttattggaAATTATGACTGGCTGTCAAGTCTTTCAAAACTTGAATATCTTGGTTTGGGAGGTGCAAACCTATCCCAATCATTTCAATTGCTTCACACCCTCcaacttctttcttctttgaaGCACTTACATTTGTCAGAATGTACACTCCCTCGGTATAATCAACCATCCTTTGTTAACTTTTCGTCTCTCCTCACTCTTGAGCTTTCCTATATTTCTTATCATtctacaatttcttttattccaaagtGGGTATTTGGACTGAAAAAACTTGTTTCTCTTTTCATATATCGTAACTACTTTGAAGGTCCAATTCCTGATGGTCTTAGAAACCTCACACTTCTTGAAAATCttgatttgaatgaaaattCATTATCATCTTCTATACCTCATTGGctttttggttttctttctCATCTCAAGTTCTTGGACCTATCATATAACAACTTCCAAGGTGTTATTCCTGATGATTTAGGAAATGCGACTTCTCTAATTACACTTTATATGCTACACAATCAACTCGAAGGTCTAATTCCAACTTCTTTAGGAAAGATGGCTTCTCTGGTTAAACTTGATCTATCACACAATAAACTTGAAGGTCCAATTCCAACCTCTTTGGGAAATGTTACCTCTCTAGTTGCACTTGATTTATCAGACAATCAACTTTCAGGCAATCTAACACTAGATTATTATGGCAGCAACGTTGATGGTGAACATCCAAAATCACTTGGAAAACTTTCATCACTGAAAATTCTTATGTTGTCTTCAAATCAACTTGGTGGAAATCCATTTAAAAGTCTTGGATCACTCTCTAAATTGTCATACCTTCACATTGATGACAATCATTTTCAAGGAGTTGTCGATGAAAGTCATGTTGAAAATCTTACAAGCTTGAAAGTGTTTTATGCATCAGGAAACAAATTGACTTTAAAAGTGGGTCGCCATTGGCATCCTACTTTCCAACTTACCCGTTTGGATATGAGCTCTTGGCAATTAGGTCCCAACTTTCCATCATGGATTCACTCACAAAATGAACTTCAATATTTGGTGATGTCAAATACAGGGATTCTAGATTATATTCCCCATTACTTTTGGGAGGCTTGTTATTCTCTTGAATATTTAAACCTCTCTAATAATCATATTCATGgtaagattgaaaattcattgtCAAATCCAATATCTGTTTGGACAGTTGATCTAAGCTCAAATCACTTGCATGGAAAGTTACCTTTCTTTTCTAGTCAGGTTGCAAGGCTAGATCTCTCAAGtaattcattttcttccatGAATGATTTCTTATGTTGCAAGAAAATTGAGGAATTTAACTTGTATAATCTCAATCTTGCTTCGAATAACTTATCGGGAAAAATACCTGATTGTTGGATAAAGTGGCCAAATTTGATTAATGTAAATCTACAAAGTAACCATTTTGTTGGGAACATTCCCTTATCCATGGGCTCTTTAGCTTGGTTACAGTTTTTGAACATCCGTAACAACTCATTATCAGGAATATTTCCTACTgctatgaagaagaagaacaatttGATATCCTTGGACATTGGAGAAAATAACCTTTCCGGAACTATTCCAGCATGGATTGGAGAAAAGTTGCCAAGAATAAAAATTCTTCGCCTTCGATCAAACAATTTTTCAGGTCATATTCCAAATGGCATATGTGATATGATATTTCTTCAGGATTTTGACCTTGCACAAAATAGTTTATCTGGAAATATTCCAAATTGTTTAAACAACATTAGTACCATGTTGCAAAAGAACAAAAGTACAGATTTAATTATCACTATAGATGACTCGAGATTGACGGCAATCAGTATTTTCATATGGACAAAAGGAAGGGCTTTATTGTACAATAGTATTCTTGGCTTAGTGACAAATGTTGATCTTTCTGATAATAACTTATCAGGAGAGATACCTAGAGAACTCACGTATCTAGACGGTttgatatatttgaatttatctGGGAATCAATTGTCTGGCCAAATTCCACCAAGTATTGGCAATATGAGATTATTAGAATCCATTGATCTATCAAGGAATCAATTATCAGGAAAAATCCCTCCAACCATATCAAACCTGAGCTTTCTGAACAACCTAGATTTGTCTCATAACCATTTAGAGGGAGAAATTCCAACGGGCACTCAAATTCAAAGCTTTGAAGCATCAGACTTTGTTGGAAATAATTTGTGTGGTCCACCCCTACCCATCAATTGCAGTTCGAACCAGCAAATTCCATATATTGACAACTCGGAAACAGAAAATGGTGGGCATGGAGTGAATTGGTTCTTCGTGAGCTTCACAGTTGGATTTATTGTGGGATTTTGGATAGTTATTGCTCCTTTGTTAATTTATAGATCATGGAGGTATGCATATTTTTCCTTCCTTGATAACGTGTGCTATAAAGTACGATCATATTGGTGATTGTTGATTTGTAATGTACGACTGTTGTTTTACTTGACGTTCATCTTTCTCTGTATGAATGTGTGGTCtacatttatgtttttgttaacacatgtttttgtattttcttcGTTTTAAAATGCCAACAAGATTATGTTTTTCGTGTTtcttatttacattattaatatttcGTGTTTcagtattattataataatctaattgatcttatcctcttctctttctttcctaATTCTTTTGGTCAACATTGTTGTTAGTTGTGTGGGCCTCAACTTGCTATTGTAGGCTGTATCAATTTTCAAACGCCATTTTCCTTTTGTATCTTATAAGTTTATATACtcttatataagaaaatttcCATTTTACCCCTTTTTAGTACAATTTAAATTCTGTAATTCATCGTTCCGGtagaaatgattttttaatttgataaagaaaaacaaaaatttataacaatagatatttatctatctatatatacatacaaatagaataaaaaaaatacaaacgaatagaaaaatataaaaataaataaataaacagttACAGGAGTACGAGCTATAGCTTGTATCAATATTCGGCagatttattaaattaagaCTTGGCAACTTCTGAATCTCTCTGTTAATGACATGTTTTTTCTCGAAAATAGGTGAGCCAATTCTTTTCTTTAGAACTGTATTTGAAATTTTCCTTATTCATATGACTTAATTGTCAATTCCTATATTTTACTTCTGCATCATTGTGAATATGAAAAACTCTCAgtgtatataaaaataatactttgaaTTGcgtaattaaaatatcaaattgtaTATGATTCAAAAGTCATTCTCATATTTAAATAgtacattcaatttttttttaattatataatactaATGTAGATTTGTCTTTTTAGTTTGCctaatatattttggttttgaaAAATACCAAATAGTAAAAATGcgataactattttaaaaattttacaaactTATAGGTCCTTGTTGTATTAGAACCAAAGTCATATTCTTCTTTTGACTTGGTTATTTAGGAATTAACGTTGGAAGGTGTacgaaattttaaaaaagtttcaaaattctctttaatttttaattgttttatctaAGAGGAGAGATTTGACTTCGGTTCTCAAATAATTAAAGCCATATATCTTTTTCTACTTTGGTTTCCCAACAATTGAGAACGAAAGATGtgtaaagattttaaaaatttgttacttttttaattattttatttgaagggGAAAATTTGAAGATTATAGAAAGTTTTGTAGGACTTTTTCGCTTGGCAAGAAGTTTTCTCGTCTACTTCGCTTAGTGAGACATCACTTGCCTAGTAAATAAGGCTATTCACTCAATGAGTAGAGAAACTCTAATTTGACATGAAAAGTAACCTCTCTTCTAAGGCCAGCCTAGCAAAAACTTACTTTTCAACACATATTTAAAAGTCGAGTTTTACACAAAAAGAGAGTTTTAGAGAGGAAACTTGACGTGAGATCATACTAGTGCATAATTGGTCTTTAACGTCATTCCGTAAAAGTCGGATTACAAAATAACCAACGAAAATtattgaccggtgacattttcgtaaataagtagACATATATACGTCAGTTAGAAGGGACTCCAACGTCTATAATTTTATAGACGTCAGGGCCCTCCTAACCAACGTCTATATGCTTGACAAGTAgatgaaaagtcattttttttcagCCTTAGAGATGTTTGATCCCGccaccccgacgtctatattcGATTATAGACATTGGTGCCCCTCCTAACGGACGTGTATATGTATGACAGgtagatgaaaaattatttttttctgtcaTACAGACGTCAGATCCCGACATCCGACATCTAAATAGTCTGAgagggtaggtgaaaagttgttttggacgttATATTAGTGAGGGTCCCGACGTCTAGGCTagaatagacgtcggttccTTGGGTGTCCGACGTCTTGTTTGTTGTTAAATCAGACATCGAACCCGCAGTTACGAccacttcatcgtcttccttctcgccTTTTCTCTTCGCGGCATTGCTTTTCCAGGTGCATTTTGGTCTCTTTTAAACCATTTAAACAtacttttattccgattaaattagtttttggttgattatcttccatttgaaccaattaaaatgagtttttgttgtgttttggtgtagtttttctcgtgtctttgggtagcatAATACTacattctccctttgctagttttctcgtaagaaaaacttgcgtcttttggatgtcttataatgtttcaacccaaaaccgaacttcagtccttgcctagttctcaAGTCACCGTTCGTTTTCATTGCTTGTTggaatggaactaggcaaggacccaaaTTCGAttttcggttgaaatgccataagagatccaaaagatGCAACATTTTCTATGACGAAACTAGGAAAGGAAGAAGGTgttactacgctacccaaagacacgagctatagtagacgtcggttaatgaaATGTTCGACTTCTATGGAGcctttagacgtcggttagtgcaATGTCTGACATCTATAGAAcctttagacgtcggttaatgcattaaccgacgtctataaagacgtcAGACCTATTGAGTCCAACGTCTaattaacgtcacccacaaagacgtaaGTTTTAAAGCTGACgttaaaaaaccaaaataacaaacgttAAAATGTCCTTTCTGCAATAGTATCAAGTGAAGTCTAGAGGTGCAGAGGAGAACTTAAAACCACTTCATCTTCATTCCCACCACTTTCCTTTTGTATATTTTGTACTCCTCCTATGTAGAGTGACTAACTCGGTAGAGCGACGGTTCTTCAACAAATGTTTTAGGAATGTCAAAATCTATAATGTATACATTTTTGGAgtatcaaatatattaaatatattgaaaaaatatttaaacataaaaaaatattgaaattatatataaatttatataaatataaaaaacaattaggGGAAGGAGTCAAGGTCCCCTCTGTCACATCTAAGGTCCACCTCTAACTAGAATACTAGGACTTTTAATGGTGAAGGATGATTTTATACCGCCAAACCTTCTTGAACTATCAAACAATCTAGAACCCTTAATCAAATATTGCacataaattgaatttaatccACCATAATCTTAAGTAATATTAccttatattttttgaaaataaaagggagtgaaagaaaaatgttaatcTGTGTAAGTTGCTATTCCTCAGTCCTGAAAATATTCTTAGGATATTTCAccataaagaaacaaaatgcagacaaaatgaaaaagacttttgaggtaaatatttttttgttgacgtAGAATTTAAAAAAGCTTTTCACGCTTTTTCTTAGGTCtctctaaattttttaacacCGAAAATCACGTTGCTCCTCGTCAATTTTCTAACCCATATAATGGGAGCATAACTTTATAATTAAagcatataattattttttttcaaaatgcaTGAGTGTCCCTCCTCCTAGCACACAAAAAATCAAAGAGTCTGCATAGAAAATTTATGAGAccataaaacaaatattttacactttattctcattttttgtataaaaaattgtaaatttaacTTCACACTCAGTTAAAAATAGACAATCAAGGAATTTATCTCAGATGATCGAAAcgtatttgaaaataataaaaaaaaaagtgtggaAGAAGAATGTTTGGTTGTTATTGTTTAGCTCCAAaggcagaaaaaaaaaaggcaatataattcatttttgcGTGCGTAGACGTAGAATTTAAAAAAGTCTTTCACACTTCTTTTTAGGTCTCTCTTATGTAAATTTTAGCACCTAAAGTCACGTTGCTCTGGTCAATTAGGTTGATACCAAATTACGTTACTGATTATGGCAtgtaaattcaatttataatttagcatagaaaaattaaattgttatagATAGCGTAATATAAAAGTTCCGGGAGAAGCTCAAGGAAAAATGAgaatggaagagagaaaatgaaaataaaaatcctaCCTTTCTACGTCaccatttaaaattaaaaaaaaaattcaaatgaacCAATAGATTTTTGACAATTGTTAACAAAACAAATTGTTAACCTATCATGATCTTATATTTTAGGCTTTGTTTTTGGAGAAGATGATTTGGGGAGAGTGAGTGGAttgatttgagagaatttgagagaaattttttattgtttatttgagtgattttggaggtaaatgagaatgaatttagaagtaaagcTTTTGAGAATTAGTacaggatttgattgatgtatcaaataaaaaatatattaacttttagaaattaaagattatcaaaatattcctagttattaaagtaatataaaatgataatcgttaatgttatatttaattgtaaaaatatttataaaaaataaaaaattaacattaattattaaacttaattttttaaatataaaaaattataatttagtaaaatgattttatttttaaatgtacaGTATAATTGAAGGCGTGAATTTGTAATTTGCTTTTCATGaattaagttttttctttaaaaaaaaatcatgacatGGTGCACGACGGCAGAATTATAtcagtttattttataaagagataaaattttatatttttaaaagcaacttgaattgattttgattaaaaaaatagataaaaaaccatttttaattaaaagtatacaTTTTATCTTACAATAAACAACTATATATTACTTTTGTTGATATACAAAATACTTAAAAAGAACTTTTTAACTAATTGTTTAAAGAACATTTTTTATGAGTTAGCACTGTTTTTATCATATATTCTTCCAGCAACACAAGTACTTTCCATGTGTCCCCACATGGCATATCCTAATCAAATTGTTTACCTTCAAGGCTTAAACTCAACCACGAAACATCTATCCTCAACACACAAAATTCTCTAACCCACTAAACCATAATTCCAAGATCCTCTTCAAAATCCTAAATTTCTAAGAAtccttttgtttctttttttgtttttctcttgaAACCATTTTAGTTTGAACTTCAATTTTAGACCTCAATAATGGCTTGTGCATTTCATGCAACTTTAGCAGCAAACAGTTGTGCCCTTTCTTCTAAGAGATTCTCCTTGAAACACCCAAAAATCAATAAGATAAGGTTTGATTTGTTCAGTGTTAGAGATGACTCTGTTTGCTTTGCATGCGACACTTGGAACACTCTGATGGCGTCCTCGATGGTAAAGTCCACTAGCTGTGACGGAATCTCGTGGTTTAGCAGCTGGAAGCACCCGATCGTGGCAAGGGAATCAGAAACAACGTCGCAAAGAGCGTCGTCGCGGTGGAAGTAGAGCGACACAAAGTGTACCTCAGAAGGCGCCTCAAGGTGCTGCTGTTTGGGGAATATCTTGTCTGGCAAGACCAGATCGGGGACCTAGAGAGAGGCCTCTAGGTCAAAATGTCGTTGTTGGTGACGGTGGATCCTCCACCTTCATCACATATAATCTAGCGTCCACCACCAAAATGGTCTAAAGGAACCGAATATAATCACGATGGAACCGAATATTACGTGGTATTATTCAATCTGCGAAGGGCAAAGATGATAGTTACTTTCAATTCACTTCAAATCATCTCATATCAGTGAGTAATAAAATAAGGACGTATCTCGCAAATCCGTCTTCACGAATATTCCAAATCCTCAAAAGCAAACATCATCTTAATCGCAAATCATCATCAACAGTAATTTCGCACAAGTGAACATAGTGTTAAAGGCACCATGATCAAGAGCCTTGGTGAACACATCTGCAGGTTGTTCAGAAGATTGAATGAGCAGAAGATTAAAGAGATGTTGTTGTAGTTTCTCTCTCACAACATGACAGTCAATGTCAAGCTATGCTGCAAGGCTCTATCTACAAATCTTCAAGGAGAAATGACCAAGAAAAAACTTCAGTTGTCCATGGTCCTGATTTCTAAAAGTTGCATGTAGAGTAACTTTAACATCTGAAATGCCAGTCATGTTATTTCCATCCAAGATAACATCTTTTAGTCTTTTGTATTTCTAATTAAAAGTGAGCTATCAACATTGGATTTTTTTGAAGTTAATATTACTTAAAAGGGTAGTAAGTTTCTAATACAATTGTTTACTCGCTTGCTTTAATCCATATAAGGATTTGACCAAAGGATAAAGTTTCTTTAACAACATAAATTTGTCAACTTTTGACAACTACACGTGGCGCTTGCTCATTGGTGCgtttgtaatatttattaaaagttgtGAATTTTGTCATGGAGGGCGTTTTTGGAAACACATTTGAGATTGACCTCTTTGCGATTTCATTTCATATTGCTCTCTGCTTCCTCTCTTGCTTCTTCATTTCTTCACTCTTTCTTCACCATTTTCACCACTCTCTTTCCACCATTGCTTTCATTCTTTCTCGAGCATTGCTTTCATTCTCACTGGTTTGTCTTTCTGTCTCGCACTTCCTTTCCACCAAAGCACATTTCTCCATTTGTTTGTCTGTCCCTGTTTTCATTGGTGTCATTTCCCCCTTTGTGCAAAGTTTCGTATTTTTGCAGTGTCGAGGTTGTAGCACCATGCACTCAAGGTTTATGCATTTTGTTGATGTATGGGTTGTGTAAAGAAAATGACTTTAGTGAAATGAGATAGTGTTAATGAGTATATTGTTTATACTTTGACCATCAAAGTTCCATTTTGATACCATTTGTTTATGATATGGATTGAAATGTTAAACCCTATAACATGACCTCGTTAGTGACTATTGTATTATCagttctttgtgtttttctaaCTTTGCTTTTCCTTTTCCCCTTGCCTTGGTGTTTTAATAATTGTTGTATATTTAGTAACTGTTGGTAGATGATATGCTATTGTAGATGAATTTGTGATTTGAGTGTATACTGAAGTATTGTTATTGTGTTGATACATCAATGGAAGGATCTTAGAGCAATGTAAATAGAAATTTAGAATTTTACTTTTGCGTGTTGTTTTtgaacattaattattattttgaaattgatattgttttaatgattttgtatAGTGGCGCATGCAAGCATGGATGGAGTCATCCCATATTATGGAGATGAATGCCTTACTATGACATTCCCATCGCAGATGCATCTCGACCACTTGATTCAAGTGGTGTCTTGACATGGTCAGGCCATTAGACATTTCTTTAAAGTTGTTGAAAGAGATGGTAAGTCATTGGGTTGGGCTTAATCAATCTTTTAGAGTTAGAGAGAGGTTGGTGTCATTTACTATTGTGGATGTATGCATCAGTTTAGGTTTAGGAGTGGGTGGTTTAGAGGTGTTTTTTTGATGAATATGTATGTGGTCTTGTGAGTCAAATGTTTAATCCTAATACAACAACTTTGAAAGACCTTATAAATACTATGAAAGTGATTGTAAACAATGGTGATGTTAAGGTAGGTGTTTTTTGTAGGTTGAATTTATTAGtctgtttttttgttttctattttcctaGGAAGTCTAAGTTTGTATCTAACATACCTTGTATAGTGTTAGATGACTTAGATAATTTAGGTCATTATGATTGGGCAAGTGTTGTACATAAATTTATAGTACATAGTTTAAATAGATGTATTACCAAAATACTTGAGGGAGCGATTATTGACTCTGTTAGTATTAGTGGCAATGTTATTGTGTTACAAGTAAGATGAGTTTCAATTGATAATGTTACTGGAATTGATTagtttttaacaatttttggTGATATTGTAGCTTTGGGCCTTTGAACGCCTTAGGTTGCATGCCCGTTCTTCTGATATTTCCTTCTCCTAAGTCATAGAGTGACCTTTTTTTAACTTAAGGTCAAAGAAAATACAACTGTTGTTTCAGACAAAAGATGTAAGTGTGTcaacatgtttttgttttatgtattttgttattgttcttgtttgagtaattatttatcttggattattttagatatattgGGATTGGTACTAAGTCAGACATACCATTTAGATGAGGGAGCAAGGACTAAAGAAGCAAGGGTTGAATAACCAATGCCCAAAGTAGAAAGTGGTGATGAAGATGCGAACAACTAAGAAGTTGTCGTTATtgaaaaaatggataaaaatagCAGCAAgctaaaaaaattttaaagagaGGATTTCGGCTCTTAAGAAGGAACTTGGTGGGCGAAGGCCTACAAACTTCAAAGAGGATCGTCCTTTATTTCATGATTTTGGTGttgatgatgaagttgaagTGAATCAGGAAGTTAAGGTGGATAAGGAACCTCCATTGAACCTCAAGACTATGCATGAGATGttattgatgttgatgatgatatTGAAAGAGAGGTAAATGAGCAACCTCCATCTCATCATGATGTTGATGACGTTCATGATCCATATTGTTGATACCACCCTTGTTCACTTATTATGGTGATCCGTCAACTATTA includes these proteins:
- the LOC108344123 gene encoding receptor-like protein EIX2 — its product is MNSFLLIIVFLHLCWVSLSLSAETVCIESERETLLKLKHHLIDPSNRLSSWNASLNPNCCHWYGVLCNNITSHVAELHLRTPSPLYYESLFEYFYEEAWEEYTRRAFTGEINPCLVDLKHLNYLDFSYNLFQIPFPSFITTMTSLTHLNLSNAGFVGNIPPHIGNLSNLLYLDLSDAANGIIPSLIGNLSNLLHLELTGYYYENVDWLSSLSKLCYLHLSNLHLSECTLPRYNQPSFVNFSSLLTLELSYISYHSTISFIPKWVFGLKKLVSLFIYRNYFEGPIPDGLRNLTLLENLDLNENSLSSSIPHWLFGFLSHLKFLDLSYNNFQGVIPDDLGNMASLVKLDLSHNKLEGPIPTSLGNVTSLVALDLSDNQLSGNLTLDYYGSNVDGEHPKSLGKLSSLKILMLSSNQLGGNPFKSLGSLSKLSYLHIDDNHFQGVVDESHVENLTSLKVFYASGNKLTLKVGRHWHPTFQLTRLDMSSWQLGPNFPSWIHSQNELQYLVMSNTGILDYIPHYFWEACYSLEYLNLSNNHIHGKIENSLSNPISVWTVDLSSNHLHGKLPFFSSQVARLDLSSNSFSSMNDFLCCKKIEEFNLYNLNLASNNLSGKIPDCWIKWPNLINVNLQSNHFVGNIPLSMGSLAWLQFLNIRNNSLSGIFPTAMKKKNNLISLDIGENNLSGTIPAWIGEKLPRIKILRLRSNNFSGHIPNGICDMIFLQDFDLAQNSLSGNIPNCLNNISTMLQKNKSTDLIITIDDSRLTAISIFIWTKGRALLYNSILGLVTNVDLSDNNLSGEIPRELTYLDGLIYLNLSGNQLSGQIPPSIGNMRLLESIDLSRNQLSGKIPPTISNLSFLNNLDLSHNHLEGEIPTGTQIQSFEASDFVGNNLCGPPLPINCSSNQQIPYIDNSETENGGHGVNWFFVSFTVGFIVGFWIVIAPLLIYRSWRYAYFSFLDNVCYKVRSYW